Proteins encoded together in one Deinococcus hopiensis KR-140 window:
- a CDS encoding metallophosphoesterase family protein, protein MRLAIVGDVHGNSFALSAVLEDVRAASPDQTLNLGDSVWGAADPAGAWALQAEHAPPTVRGNTDERVAGLREGKAGMRAWLLGQLPGDVPARLGALPTFADVASGEVRVCHGSPRSPWEDLLLTEEQTEEGERTRPAHFSEIRERLGDFTYEAGGRFCVVGHTHHEMLSVVNGVTVVNAGPVSRQKDRLPLARWVLLTRRRGLWRAEFRRTPYDAGEAAAWARANAPEGMAEHEARWLLEGREP, encoded by the coding sequence GTGAGACTCGCCATCGTCGGAGACGTTCACGGCAACAGCTTCGCGCTCTCTGCCGTACTCGAGGACGTCCGCGCCGCTTCTCCCGATCAAACCCTCAATCTCGGGGACAGCGTGTGGGGCGCGGCGGACCCGGCCGGGGCCTGGGCGCTGCAAGCCGAACACGCACCCCCTACCGTCCGCGGCAACACCGACGAGCGCGTGGCGGGGTTGCGCGAAGGCAAGGCCGGGATGCGGGCATGGCTGCTCGGTCAGTTGCCGGGGGACGTGCCTGCGCGGCTCGGCGCGCTGCCGACTTTCGCGGACGTGGCGAGCGGTGAAGTGCGCGTCTGCCACGGCAGCCCCCGCAGTCCCTGGGAAGACCTGCTGCTGACCGAGGAGCAAACGGAGGAAGGCGAGCGCACCCGGCCCGCCCACTTCTCGGAAATCCGCGAGCGGCTCGGCGACTTCACATATGAGGCCGGAGGCCGCTTTTGCGTCGTCGGCCACACCCACCACGAGATGCTGAGCGTGGTGAACGGCGTGACGGTGGTGAACGCCGGACCAGTCAGCCGTCAGAAGGACCGATTGCCGCTGGCCCGCTGGGTGCTCCTGACGCGCCGGCGGGGCCTGTGGCGCGCCGAGTTTCGCCGCACGCCCTACGACGCAGGGGAAGCCGCGGCGTGGGCGAGGGCAAATGCACCTGAGGGGATGGCAGAGCACGAGGCCCGCTGGTTGCTGGAGGGCCGCGAACCTTGA
- a CDS encoding VF530 family DNA-binding protein gives MTAPSKDPLHGVTLEMVVTRLAHRYGWDGLARRVPIRCFEHDPSVPSSLKFLRKTPWARAKVEALYAAMVREGEET, from the coding sequence ATGACCGCACCTTCCAAAGACCCCCTGCACGGCGTCACGCTCGAAATGGTGGTGACGCGCCTCGCTCACCGTTACGGCTGGGACGGCCTGGCACGCCGCGTCCCCATCCGCTGCTTCGAGCATGATCCGAGCGTGCCCTCCAGCCTTAAATTCCTGCGCAAAACGCCCTGGGCGCGGGCAAAGGTAGAGGCCCTGTACGCAGCGATGGTGCGCGAGGGAGAGGAGACGTAA
- a CDS encoding enoyl-CoA hydratase/isomerase family protein yields MTTLDETEFRNLQLDQHGPLVVLTVSRPKALNALNADTLSELSQAVELVMEDPEVGALILTGDGDRAFVAGADIGELSQLGDVYAGRELSLAGQDVMHQIANLPIPVIAAINGFALGGGLELALACDVRVAAPGAKLGLPEVSLGLLPGFGGTQRLARLIGAGRALDLMLTGRQLTAGEALDMGLVNYVADNALTKAREVAEQMVKNAPIALSLVKEAVRRGLDTTLEAGLEVEADLFGLLVATKDFREGTSAFLAKRRPEFQGE; encoded by the coding sequence ATGACGACGCTCGACGAGACCGAATTCCGCAATCTGCAGCTCGATCAGCACGGCCCCCTGGTGGTGCTGACCGTCTCGCGCCCGAAGGCCCTGAATGCGCTGAACGCCGACACCCTCAGCGAACTCTCGCAGGCCGTCGAACTGGTCATGGAAGACCCCGAGGTGGGCGCGCTGATCCTCACTGGAGACGGCGACCGCGCCTTTGTGGCGGGGGCGGACATCGGTGAGCTCTCGCAACTCGGCGACGTGTACGCCGGGCGCGAACTCTCGCTTGCCGGGCAGGACGTGATGCACCAGATCGCCAACCTGCCCATTCCGGTGATCGCGGCCATCAACGGCTTTGCCCTTGGTGGCGGCCTGGAACTCGCCCTCGCCTGCGACGTGCGGGTGGCCGCGCCGGGAGCAAAGCTCGGCCTGCCGGAGGTGTCGCTGGGGCTCCTCCCGGGCTTTGGCGGCACGCAGCGCCTCGCGCGCCTGATCGGGGCGGGTCGGGCGCTGGACCTGATGCTCACCGGGCGGCAGCTCACGGCCGGGGAAGCGTTGGACATGGGCCTCGTCAACTACGTGGCCGACAACGCGCTGACCAAGGCGCGCGAGGTGGCCGAGCAGATGGTGAAAAACGCACCCATCGCCCTGTCGCTCGTGAAGGAAGCCGTGCGCCGGGGTCTGGACACCACGCTGGAGGCCGGGCTGGAAGTCGAGGCGGACCTCTTCGGCCTGCTCGTCGCCACCAAGGACTTCCGCGAGGGCACCTCGGCCTTCCTCGCCAAGCGCCGCCCGGAGTTCCAGGGTGAGTGA
- a CDS encoding META domain-containing protein translates to MPLSLAGLTALALQGGNTSPTPFLTGTVWTLTALTDGGRLTSPGRLAPPVTLRLEGRDAAGSTGCNAYRSRFVTRANTLRFTPLLTTRRACPDFLDGLEDRFVTLMGQVRSFELRGATLTLFADKANRLVFRPAPSSPEVNMDLGGTWTVVRLEADGHSVPLASPAELTFGEGGSGQPLRLSGQAGCNRLSGSATLAEGLLTAGPLGVTRMLCAPEQMTQEAALLRALSAPLEVVLKGETLRLGGPAGQIELRRRA, encoded by the coding sequence ATGCCGCTTTCCCTCGCTGGTCTGACCGCCCTCGCCCTGCAGGGCGGCAACACTTCCCCCACACCGTTCCTGACGGGCACCGTCTGGACCCTGACGGCCCTGACGGACGGCGGGCGCCTCACCTCGCCAGGCCGCCTTGCCCCACCCGTAACGCTGCGGCTGGAAGGGAGAGATGCTGCCGGGAGCACGGGCTGCAACGCCTACCGCAGCCGGTTTGTGACGCGGGCGAACACGTTGCGCTTCACGCCCCTGCTGACCACCCGCCGCGCCTGCCCAGATTTTCTCGATGGGTTGGAAGACCGCTTCGTCACCCTCATGGGTCAGGTCCGGAGCTTCGAGCTTCGGGGAGCGACCCTCACCCTCTTTGCGGACAAGGCAAACCGGCTCGTTTTCAGACCCGCTCCCAGTTCTCCCGAGGTGAACATGGACCTGGGCGGCACCTGGACGGTCGTGCGGCTGGAGGCGGACGGCCACAGCGTCCCCCTCGCCTCGCCTGCCGAGCTGACCTTTGGGGAAGGTGGGAGCGGCCAGCCACTGCGCCTGAGCGGCCAGGCGGGCTGCAACCGGTTGAGCGGCTCGGCCACCCTCGCCGAAGGTCTGCTGACCGCTGGCCCCTTGGGCGTGACCCGTATGCTGTGCGCGCCGGAACAGATGACCCAGGAAGCGGCCTTGCTGCGCGCCCTGTCCGCCCCTCTGGAAGTCGTGTTGAAGGGGGAGACCTTGAGGCTCGGGGGCCCGGCGGGCCAGATCGAATTACGGCGCAGGGCTTAA
- a CDS encoding purine-nucleoside phosphorylase produces the protein MSQIHVRAQAGDVAEYVLLPGDPHRARHIAQTYLEDATLYAEHRQLLGFTGTYQGVPVSVQTTGMGCPSAAIVAEELARLGAKTLIRVGTLGGAAPRVRPADLVIATAAVPNDGTTRQLLGGAPYAPAASFEVVEASVQAARAAGVAHHAGLVMTEDAFYASTPEHARLWASRGVLGFEMEASAIFLVAAQHGLRAGCLTTCSNDIGDPQLVPEEVLANGVDRMVRVALEAVVRLHRAARA, from the coding sequence CCAAGCCGGCGACGTGGCGGAGTATGTCCTGCTGCCTGGGGACCCCCACCGGGCCCGTCACATCGCGCAAACGTACCTGGAAGACGCCACGCTCTACGCCGAACACCGCCAGCTGCTGGGGTTCACTGGGACGTATCAGGGCGTGCCCGTCAGCGTGCAGACGACGGGCATGGGGTGCCCGAGCGCGGCCATCGTTGCGGAAGAACTTGCGCGTCTGGGGGCAAAGACCCTGATCCGGGTGGGAACCCTCGGTGGCGCGGCGCCCCGTGTTCGGCCCGCTGACCTCGTGATTGCCACCGCCGCCGTGCCCAACGACGGCACTACTCGGCAGTTGCTGGGGGGCGCGCCCTACGCTCCCGCCGCCAGCTTCGAGGTGGTGGAGGCGTCGGTGCAGGCGGCCCGCGCAGCGGGGGTGGCCCACCATGCCGGCCTCGTGATGACGGAAGACGCCTTCTACGCCAGCACCCCCGAACATGCCCGGCTGTGGGCCTCGCGCGGCGTGCTGGGCTTCGAGATGGAGGCGAGCGCAATTTTCCTCGTCGCGGCGCAGCACGGCCTGCGGGCCGGATGCCTCACCACCTGCAGCAACGACATCGGCGACCCGCAACTCGTGCCGGAGGAGGTTCTCGCCAACGGGGTGGACCGGATGGTCCGGGTGGCGCTGGAAGCCGTGGTCCGGCTGCACAGGGCAGCGCGGGCATAA
- a CDS encoding BMP family ABC transporter substrate-binding protein: protein MKNAVSLPALRKTALTALPLTLALLGAANSPAAQAQGAGKLKACFIYVGPVGDIGWSYAHDEARKKAEKALPWLETKYVESVPEGQAMPVIDRLVRDKCQVIFTTSFGFMDQTYEAAKKYPNVMFMHASGFKRLPNMGTYMADFYQLYYLNGMMAAAVSKSGKLGYVGAFPVPELKRHISAFALGARAVNPKATVNVKWINAWFDPNKAREAAEALISEGNGALAFTEDTATVVQTAAARKVPSFAHYSPMYKFAPDYVVSGQLVHWDKIYIDFLTKVHSGTYTNKNLNKVDYWKLMQGGAVELGTQPGMAINPKWVPQLKAARMTVGGKTVSVYDRVLQLKAEMEKGGKFDPYMGPLKDRNGVLRVPAGKVMSVKDLNNMSWVAPGVTGQVADEPKK, encoded by the coding sequence TTGAAGAACGCTGTTTCCCTGCCTGCCCTCCGCAAGACGGCCCTGACCGCCCTGCCCCTCACGCTGGCCCTACTGGGTGCGGCGAACAGCCCCGCTGCCCAGGCCCAGGGGGCGGGCAAGCTCAAGGCGTGCTTTATCTACGTCGGCCCAGTGGGCGACATCGGCTGGAGCTACGCGCACGACGAGGCCCGCAAGAAGGCGGAAAAGGCCCTGCCCTGGCTGGAGACGAAGTACGTGGAGAGCGTGCCCGAAGGCCAGGCCATGCCCGTGATTGACCGGCTGGTACGTGACAAGTGCCAGGTGATCTTCACCACGTCCTTCGGCTTCATGGACCAGACGTACGAGGCGGCCAAGAAATACCCGAACGTGATGTTCATGCACGCCAGCGGCTTTAAGCGCCTGCCCAACATGGGCACGTATATGGCCGACTTCTACCAGCTGTACTACCTCAACGGCATGATGGCGGCGGCGGTCAGCAAGAGCGGCAAGCTGGGCTACGTGGGGGCCTTCCCTGTGCCCGAGCTCAAGCGGCACATCAGCGCCTTTGCGCTCGGTGCCCGCGCCGTGAACCCCAAAGCCACGGTCAACGTCAAGTGGATCAACGCCTGGTTCGATCCCAACAAAGCGCGTGAGGCCGCCGAAGCCCTGATCTCGGAAGGCAACGGCGCCCTGGCGTTTACCGAGGACACCGCCACGGTGGTGCAGACGGCCGCCGCACGCAAAGTGCCGTCCTTCGCGCACTACTCCCCCATGTACAAGTTCGCGCCTGACTACGTGGTCAGCGGCCAGCTCGTGCACTGGGACAAGATCTACATCGACTTTCTGACCAAGGTGCACAGCGGCACCTACACGAACAAGAACCTGAACAAGGTGGACTACTGGAAGCTGATGCAGGGCGGCGCGGTGGAGCTCGGCACCCAGCCCGGCATGGCGATCAACCCCAAGTGGGTGCCGCAGCTCAAGGCCGCCAGGATGACGGTAGGTGGCAAGACCGTCAGCGTGTATGACCGCGTCCTGCAGCTGAAGGCCGAGATGGAGAAGGGCGGCAAGTTCGATCCCTACATGGGCCCACTCAAGGACCGCAACGGCGTTCTGCGCGTGCCTGCTGGCAAGGTCATGAGCGTGAAGGACCTGAACAACATGAGCTGGGTGGCCCCTGGCGTAACCGGACAGGTGGCCGACGAGCCGAAGAAGTAA
- a CDS encoding phosphohydrolase — protein sequence MSEDAGGNPPGAEEPKFTLSVSEGTVQDVEGRRPETPAPRRMVEFTTPRAKLIEEAHGAISADLKDYPRALAAYEALRGDPEALAHWDMANYVTMRKLGYNDHGRVHAFITGAASMAITELLLEAGVRPDIIESGVGDVDDVFLAVILGTMLHDVGNQIHRVGHEAHGVALALPILDRIMGPLYPDPFKRTKVRSFILGAIDCHDLNPPPLTLEGGITAVADGTDITKGRGRKAFALGSVDIHSISALAVDQVVIERGRDKPVLISVTMNNSGGIFQVEEVLAPKVIRTPMRKYVELRATTRLEGDEQILSRVRLDGDHFVMDLETGERVEVQVQDTQKRVAEALAENLNLGTESK from the coding sequence GTGAGTGAGGACGCGGGAGGGAACCCGCCGGGCGCAGAGGAACCCAAGTTCACCCTCTCCGTTTCGGAAGGAACCGTGCAGGACGTGGAGGGCCGCCGCCCGGAGACGCCTGCCCCCAGGCGTATGGTGGAGTTCACCACCCCCCGCGCCAAGCTGATCGAGGAGGCCCACGGCGCAATCTCGGCGGACCTGAAGGACTACCCGCGCGCCCTGGCGGCCTACGAGGCCCTGCGCGGCGATCCCGAGGCGTTGGCCCACTGGGACATGGCGAACTACGTGACCATGCGCAAGCTTGGGTACAACGATCACGGGCGCGTCCACGCCTTTATCACGGGCGCGGCCAGCATGGCGATCACGGAGCTCTTGCTTGAAGCCGGGGTGCGTCCCGACATCATCGAGAGCGGCGTGGGCGACGTGGACGACGTGTTTCTGGCCGTGATTCTGGGCACCATGCTGCATGACGTCGGCAACCAGATTCACCGGGTGGGCCACGAGGCCCACGGCGTGGCGCTGGCGCTGCCCATCCTCGACCGCATCATGGGGCCGCTGTACCCAGACCCCTTCAAGCGCACCAAGGTCCGGTCCTTCATCCTGGGAGCCATCGACTGCCACGACCTCAACCCGCCGCCCCTGACCCTGGAGGGCGGTATCACGGCGGTGGCCGACGGGACCGACATCACCAAGGGCCGGGGACGCAAGGCCTTTGCGCTGGGCAGCGTCGACATCCACTCCATCAGCGCGCTCGCGGTGGACCAGGTCGTCATCGAGCGCGGGCGCGACAAACCGGTGCTGATCTCCGTGACCATGAACAACTCCGGCGGCATCTTTCAGGTGGAGGAGGTGCTGGCCCCCAAGGTGATCCGCACGCCCATGCGCAAATACGTGGAACTGCGCGCCACCACCCGCCTGGAAGGCGACGAGCAGATCCTGTCGCGCGTGCGGCTGGACGGCGACCACTTCGTGATGGACCTGGAGACCGGCGAGCGCGTTGAGGTGCAGGTGCAAGACACCCAGAAGCGGGTGGCCGAGGCCCTTGCGGAGAACCTGAACCTGGGGACGGAGTCGAAGTAA
- a CDS encoding VanW family protein gives MKVWVTGLTAITLLGGALALGVATQDGGKLAPGLRIAGVSVGGLTREEALTATRDVRVPPRQVTVTAGNQRWTLSATRLGWRTDLAATVDAALRAGGDRNVLQRVQGMLGQAEVQDVVPIERVDVAVALDTLKGLAHDLQAEPKDASVTFDRATKRYAVVPDSPGRRANAAAAANAYASAPSLTALDLHVTEWKAARTAEMLRAPVERGNRLMRPLTVRLEGTTHTVALTALQVADLYWVRGTGIEPDEKTLRSTFDRLTAAVDQPALNARYAEQGGRLVKVEGRAGHVADRQAALAAFRKAVFTPDAQHVVFAAKVSQPTLTEADLPDPSRLQLITTGVSTYYHSSPERRRNVANAAAKISGVVVPAGEDFSFLQALGGITPENGFVGGLIISGGRTVDGLGGGVCQVSTTTFRALYQAGLPVVERNPHSYRVGYYEPQVGFEAAVYDPGLDLKMKNDTGAPLFIRTVNRDGASRLEVQVWGIKPARQVTVNPAVILSRTPHPPAQYLTNASLRPGTSRQVDWAQDGYTLYISRTIKDASGVRGDRVETTYRPWRAVYEVGPG, from the coding sequence ATGAAGGTCTGGGTCACGGGATTGACGGCAATCACGCTTCTGGGGGGCGCGCTCGCCCTTGGCGTCGCTACGCAGGACGGGGGCAAACTCGCGCCGGGGTTGCGGATCGCGGGCGTGTCCGTGGGCGGTCTGACCCGCGAGGAGGCACTGACGGCCACCCGGGACGTCCGCGTCCCTCCCCGGCAGGTCACGGTGACGGCGGGGAACCAGCGCTGGACCCTGAGCGCCACGCGGCTGGGCTGGCGGACGGACCTGGCGGCCACCGTGGACGCGGCCCTGCGCGCAGGCGGGGACCGCAACGTGCTGCAGCGGGTGCAGGGAATGCTCGGTCAGGCCGAGGTGCAGGACGTGGTCCCCATCGAGCGGGTGGACGTGGCGGTGGCCCTGGACACCCTCAAGGGGCTGGCGCACGACCTGCAGGCCGAGCCGAAGGACGCTTCGGTCACGTTCGACCGGGCCACCAAGCGGTACGCCGTGGTGCCCGACTCGCCGGGAAGGCGCGCAAACGCTGCCGCCGCCGCCAACGCTTACGCGTCTGCGCCCTCACTGACAGCCCTTGACCTGCACGTCACCGAGTGGAAGGCCGCCCGCACCGCCGAGATGCTGCGCGCCCCCGTCGAGCGCGGCAACCGCTTGATGCGTCCCCTGACCGTGCGGCTGGAGGGCACCACCCACACGGTGGCCCTGACGGCCCTGCAGGTGGCAGACCTGTACTGGGTGCGCGGCACGGGCATCGAGCCTGACGAGAAGACCTTGCGGTCGACCTTTGACCGCCTGACCGCCGCCGTGGACCAGCCTGCCCTGAACGCCCGCTATGCCGAGCAGGGCGGCAGGCTGGTCAAGGTGGAGGGGCGCGCCGGACACGTCGCGGACCGGCAGGCGGCCCTCGCCGCGTTCCGCAAGGCGGTGTTTACGCCGGACGCACAGCACGTCGTGTTCGCCGCCAAGGTCAGCCAGCCCACCCTGACCGAGGCCGACTTGCCGGACCCCTCCAGATTGCAGCTCATCACCACGGGCGTGAGCACCTACTACCACAGCAGCCCCGAGCGCCGCCGCAACGTGGCGAACGCGGCGGCCAAGATCAGCGGCGTGGTCGTGCCCGCTGGTGAGGACTTCAGCTTCTTGCAGGCCCTGGGCGGCATCACGCCGGAAAACGGCTTCGTCGGCGGCCTGATCATCAGTGGGGGCCGCACGGTGGACGGCCTGGGCGGCGGCGTATGCCAGGTGTCCACAACCACCTTCCGCGCCCTGTATCAGGCCGGACTGCCGGTCGTCGAGCGCAATCCGCACTCCTACCGCGTCGGCTACTACGAACCGCAGGTCGGCTTCGAGGCGGCGGTGTACGATCCCGGCCTCGACCTCAAGATGAAAAACGACACCGGCGCGCCGCTGTTTATCCGAACGGTCAACCGCGACGGTGCCAGCCGGCTGGAGGTGCAGGTCTGGGGCATCAAGCCCGCGCGGCAGGTCACAGTGAATCCGGCCGTGATCCTGTCCCGGACCCCGCACCCGCCCGCCCAGTACCTCACCAACGCCAGCCTGCGCCCCGGCACCTCCCGGCAGGTGGACTGGGCGCAGGACGGCTACACCCTCTACATCAGCCGCACCATCAAGGACGCCAGTGGGGTGCGGGGTGACCGGGTGGAAACCACCTACCGGCCCTGGCGCGCGGTGTACGAGGTGGGGCCGGGCTGA
- a CDS encoding ABC transporter permease: protein MEQIILEALARALAVGTPLLLACLGAILNERGGVVNLGVEGLMAVGALAAFAVAYPQGNLWLAVGAAMLAGAALAALHALATVTLRANQFVSGLALALLGTGAAGLLGKKFEGMPLFNKVPDWTLGGFALSPFTVAALVLAALLAFWLGSTRGGLTLRSVGENPAAADALGVSVVGVRYAAVLAGGALAGLAGAFLALSYRASWADNPTAGLGWIAVALVIFVGWQPLRAVAGALFFGFLYYLQFRLQGSSAVPTEVFSAMPFVLVLVVLALAGLRGQQGNAPASLGRTYVRGER, encoded by the coding sequence ATGGAACAGATCATCCTCGAAGCCCTGGCGCGGGCGCTGGCCGTCGGCACACCGCTGCTGCTCGCCTGCCTGGGCGCGATTCTCAACGAGCGCGGCGGCGTGGTAAATCTCGGCGTGGAGGGGCTGATGGCCGTAGGAGCGCTGGCCGCCTTTGCCGTGGCTTATCCGCAGGGCAACCTCTGGCTGGCGGTGGGGGCGGCCATGCTCGCGGGCGCGGCCCTGGCGGCCCTGCATGCCCTCGCCACCGTGACCCTGCGGGCCAACCAGTTTGTCAGCGGGCTGGCCCTGGCGCTGCTGGGCACAGGGGCCGCCGGACTGCTGGGCAAGAAGTTTGAGGGGATGCCGCTGTTCAACAAGGTGCCGGACTGGACGCTGGGCGGCTTTGCCCTGAGTCCCTTTACCGTCGCGGCCCTGGTGCTGGCGGCGCTCCTCGCCTTCTGGCTGGGCAGTACGCGGGGCGGCCTGACCCTCCGCTCAGTCGGCGAGAACCCGGCGGCGGCCGACGCGCTGGGCGTCAGCGTGGTGGGCGTACGCTACGCGGCGGTGCTGGCGGGGGGGGCGCTGGCGGGTCTGGCCGGAGCGTTCCTGGCCCTCAGTTACCGCGCGTCGTGGGCAGACAACCCGACGGCTGGGCTGGGCTGGATCGCGGTGGCGCTGGTGATTTTCGTGGGGTGGCAGCCGCTGCGGGCGGTGGCTGGTGCACTGTTTTTCGGCTTCCTGTACTACCTGCAGTTCCGGCTGCAAGGCAGCAGCGCCGTTCCCACCGAAGTCTTTTCCGCCATGCCCTTCGTGCTCGTGTTGGTGGTGCTGGCCCTCGCGGGGTTGCGGGGACAGCAGGGTAACGCGCCCGCCTCGCTGGGGCGCACCTATGTGCGCGGCGAGCGCTGA